One window of Anaerolineales bacterium genomic DNA carries:
- a CDS encoding ABC transporter permease — protein MGENWSLVIRPQRAWWDLRLGELWRYRDLVWLFVWRDFVAYYKQTILGPLWYLIQPIMTTGVFTIIFGNIAQLSTDGLPPFLFYLAGNTVWTYFSASLTSTSSTFTSNAGLFGKVYFPRLVIPLSIVISQIISFGLRFLVFLGFLIYFMSAGSDVRPNWWILILPVHIVIMAGLGLGLGIIVSSLTTKYRDLQQLVAFGVQLLMYGTPVIYPLSSITGGWRWLILANPMTPVVETFRLAFLGTSAMSPVYLLYSLAFTFLVLLIGVLIFNRVENNFMDTV, from the coding sequence ATGGGAGAAAACTGGTCGCTGGTCATCCGCCCGCAGCGCGCGTGGTGGGATTTGCGGCTGGGCGAACTGTGGCGCTACCGCGACCTGGTGTGGCTTTTCGTCTGGCGAGATTTTGTGGCGTATTACAAGCAGACAATACTGGGTCCGCTCTGGTATCTCATCCAGCCGATCATGACGACCGGGGTTTTCACCATTATTTTCGGTAATATTGCCCAACTATCCACTGATGGATTACCGCCGTTCCTCTTTTATCTTGCAGGCAATACTGTGTGGACGTATTTCTCTGCGAGTCTCACCAGCACTTCCAGCACGTTTACAAGCAACGCGGGCTTGTTCGGCAAGGTGTATTTCCCACGGCTTGTCATTCCACTGTCTATTGTTATCTCCCAGATTATTTCGTTTGGGCTTCGATTCCTAGTGTTTCTGGGGTTCCTCATTTATTTCATGTCCGCCGGGTCGGACGTACGCCCGAACTGGTGGATCTTGATCCTGCCGGTTCATATCGTCATCATGGCGGGATTGGGGCTGGGACTTGGAATCATTGTGTCTTCGCTTACCACCAAATACCGCGATCTCCAGCAACTGGTTGCATTTGGCGTTCAGTTATTGATGTATGGCACACCGGTCATATACCCGCTCTCTTCCATAACGGGCGGGTGGCGCTGGCTGATCCTTGCCAATCCGATGACCCCCGTGGTGGAAACTTTTCGCCTCGCGTTTTTGGGGACGAGCGCGATGTCTCCTGTGTACCTGCTTTACAGCCTGGCGTTCACATTCCTCGTGCTTCTGATTGGCGTGTTGATCTTCAACCGCGTCGAGAATAATTTCATGGATACGGTTTAA
- a CDS encoding N-acetyltransferase: MSDYFVHESSYVDEGAEIGAGTKIWHFSHIMSRAKIGERCNIGQNVLVSSDVTIGTNVKIQNNVSLYTGVIVEDDVFLGPSMVFTNVINPRSHVNRKDEYKTTLVKKGASIGANATIVCGTILGRYCFVGAGAVVTKDVPDYALVYGTPARVRGWVCQCGEQLTFMDERAICSMCGDAYRKQDQVVIPERGDK, from the coding sequence ATGAGCGATTATTTTGTTCACGAATCAAGTTATGTCGATGAAGGCGCCGAGATCGGCGCGGGGACGAAGATCTGGCATTTCAGTCACATCATGTCACGGGCCAAGATAGGCGAACGCTGCAACATCGGGCAGAATGTGCTTGTTTCTTCTGATGTGACCATTGGGACGAATGTGAAGATCCAGAACAACGTCTCGCTGTACACCGGCGTGATCGTGGAAGATGATGTTTTTCTTGGACCCTCGATGGTGTTTACGAACGTCATCAATCCGCGCAGTCATGTCAACCGCAAGGACGAGTACAAGACCACGCTGGTGAAGAAAGGGGCTTCCATCGGCGCAAACGCGACCATTGTGTGCGGGACGATACTCGGACGGTATTGCTTCGTCGGCGCAGGAGCAGTGGTGACGAAAGACGTTCCTGATTACGCATTGGTGTACGGCACACCTGCCCGCGTCCGCGGATGGGTGTGTCAATGCGGTGAACAGTTAACTTTTATGGATGAGCGTGCCATCTGCTCGATGTGCGGAGACGCTTACAGGAAACAGGATCAAGTCGTAATCCCCGAAAGAGGCGATAAATGA
- a CDS encoding acylneuraminate cytidylyltransferase family protein — translation MTKILGIIPARGGSKGIPGKNIRMLGGKPLIHYAAKAARDSGLVDRLILTTDSPEIADAGKSLGIEVPFIRPAHLAQDDTPMFPVIDHALQFVENEGWQAEIILLLQPTAPLRKAEHLQAAVRILIGTKCDAVASVVEVPQHYAPDFVLKLEEGKLKPFLEGGERVTRRQDTRPAYSRDGTIYAFRRDVFILKRSIYGDDCRPLIIPRDQSCNLDTLEDWEEAEKRITDQIQEKP, via the coding sequence GTGACGAAGATTCTGGGAATCATTCCTGCCCGCGGAGGTTCCAAAGGCATCCCCGGTAAGAACATCCGCATGTTGGGCGGCAAGCCTTTGATCCATTACGCCGCCAAAGCTGCGCGGGACTCCGGCTTGGTGGACCGCCTTATCCTGACCACCGATTCACCGGAGATCGCGGATGCTGGAAAGAGCCTTGGGATCGAAGTCCCGTTCATCCGCCCCGCACATCTTGCGCAGGATGATACTCCCATGTTCCCGGTGATTGATCACGCTCTTCAATTTGTCGAGAACGAGGGTTGGCAGGCGGAAATCATCCTGCTCTTACAACCGACCGCTCCCTTGCGAAAAGCGGAACATCTTCAAGCGGCAGTAAGAATCCTGATCGGGACGAAATGTGACGCGGTTGCCAGCGTGGTGGAAGTACCCCAGCATTATGCGCCTGATTTCGTGCTCAAACTTGAAGAAGGCAAACTCAAACCATTTTTGGAAGGCGGCGAAAGAGTCACACGCAGGCAGGATACGCGCCCTGCCTACTCGCGCGATGGCACCATCTACGCCTTCCGGCGAGATGTGTTTATCCTCAAGCGCAGCATCTATGGCGACGATTGCCGCCCGCTTATCATCCCAAGAGACCAATCCTGCAACCTCGACACCCTTGAAGACTGGGAAGAGGCTGAAAAGAGGATTACGGATCAAATTCAGGAGAAACCATGA
- a CDS encoding acylneuraminate cytidylyltransferase family protein, which produces MMQVLGIIPARGGSKGVPRKNIREVAGRPLIAYTIEAARASHMLTRCIASTEDKETAEICASLGCEVINRPVQLAQDDTPTIDVIKHVFGELESRGESFDYGLVLQPTSPLRTGSDIDSALQALNQSEADSIVSVYQVSDHHPARMYRMESGCLVSIDETFASARRQDLPRVYHRNGAIYAFRRKLLDQNTLMGNRILPYIMAEDRSLNIDTEYDLVLADYILSRKR; this is translated from the coding sequence ATGATGCAAGTTCTGGGAATCATTCCCGCTCGGGGCGGCTCCAAAGGGGTGCCGCGAAAAAATATCCGTGAAGTGGCGGGGCGCCCGCTTATTGCCTATACCATCGAAGCCGCGCGTGCCAGCCACATGCTCACGCGCTGCATTGCCTCCACCGAGGATAAGGAAACCGCAGAAATTTGCGCCTCGCTTGGTTGTGAAGTAATAAACCGTCCTGTTCAGTTGGCTCAGGATGATACGCCGACCATCGACGTCATCAAACACGTTTTTGGCGAATTGGAATCTCGAGGCGAATCATTCGATTATGGACTCGTACTGCAACCCACCTCTCCGCTTCGCACCGGATCCGATATCGACTCAGCGCTTCAAGCCTTGAACCAGTCTGAAGCGGATTCCATTGTCAGTGTCTATCAAGTCTCGGACCATCATCCCGCGCGGATGTACCGCATGGAAAGCGGCTGCCTTGTATCGATCGATGAAACATTTGCCAGCGCGCGCAGGCAGGACCTTCCTCGTGTTTATCACCGAAACGGCGCGATCTACGCCTTCCGCCGCAAGTTACTCGACCAGAACACGCTCATGGGAAACAGAATCCTTCCCTACATCATGGCGGAAGACCGCTCGCTTAACATCGACACCGAATATGACCTTGTGCTGGCGGATTATATTTTGAGCAGGAAACGGTGA
- a CDS encoding N-acetylneuraminate synthase family protein, whose protein sequence is MKQGTLNVNGLEISDDSDCFVIAEIGNNHQGELEKAKALFKAAKECGVDAVKLQKRDNKSLLTKAAYEKPYDNENSFGATYGEHREALEFGKAEYIELQKYAEELGLVMFATAFDMNSADFLAELDMPLYKIASGDLKNTPLLKHVAKIGKPMIISTGGGTMEDVQRAYDTIMPINKQLAILQCTASYPAEPQDLNLRVISTYREKFPDVVIGLSDHENGIAMAVAAYVLGSRMVEQHFTLNHTWKGTDHAFSLEPIGMRKLVRDLRRVKVAMGDGEKKIYPSEVNPIHKMGKKLVAARDLKAGQVLTLADIAIKSPSDGIPPYELNNIIGMILLRDLAADENFTFEFLR, encoded by the coding sequence ATGAAACAAGGAACATTGAACGTGAACGGTCTCGAAATTTCAGATGACAGCGATTGTTTTGTCATTGCAGAGATTGGCAATAATCACCAGGGCGAACTGGAAAAAGCCAAAGCCCTCTTCAAAGCCGCCAAGGAATGCGGCGTGGATGCGGTCAAACTTCAGAAACGTGATAACAAGTCTCTGTTGACCAAAGCAGCGTACGAAAAGCCCTACGACAATGAAAACAGTTTCGGCGCGACCTATGGCGAACACCGCGAGGCATTGGAATTTGGTAAGGCTGAATATATCGAGTTGCAGAAGTATGCCGAAGAACTCGGCTTGGTCATGTTCGCCACAGCTTTCGATATGAATAGTGCAGACTTCCTCGCTGAACTCGATATGCCTCTCTATAAGATCGCTTCAGGCGATCTGAAAAATACCCCGCTCCTCAAACATGTCGCCAAGATTGGCAAACCGATGATCATCAGCACCGGCGGCGGAACAATGGAGGATGTCCAGCGCGCTTATGATACGATCATGCCGATCAACAAACAATTGGCCATTCTGCAATGCACTGCATCCTACCCCGCCGAGCCGCAAGACTTAAACCTGCGTGTCATCTCTACATATCGTGAAAAGTTCCCCGATGTGGTGATTGGTTTGTCTGACCACGAAAATGGGATTGCCATGGCAGTGGCTGCCTATGTGCTTGGCTCGCGCATGGTAGAACAGCACTTCACGCTGAACCATACCTGGAAAGGAACGGATCATGCCTTCTCTCTCGAACCGATTGGCATGCGAAAGCTCGTCCGCGACCTGCGCCGGGTAAAAGTGGCAATGGGTGATGGTGAGAAGAAGATTTACCCAAGCGAGGTCAATCCAATCCACAAGATGGGAAAGAAGCTCGTCGCGGCTCGTGATCTAAAAGCCGGTCAAGTTTTGACCCTTGCGGATATTGCCATCAAATCTCCCAGCGACGGCATCCCGCCGTATGAGTTGAACAATATCATCGGCATGATCCTTCTCCGCGATTTGGCGGCGGATGAAAATTTTACTTTCGAGTTTTTACGCTGA
- a CDS encoding N-acetylneuraminate synthase family protein — translation MNNFLDPKRCFVIGEVAQSHDGSLGMAHAFIDAIAKAGADAVKFQTHIAAAESTAAEPWRVKFSKQDASRYDYWKRMEFTPEGWQGLADHAREKGLLFLSSPFSIEAVELLEKIGMTAWKVASGEIGNKTLLDRMLETGKPILLSTGMSNFKEIDDAIAYIRQRNVEHAVMQCSTAYPCPPEKIGLNLIPELRERYKCAVGLSDHSGTIYPGLAAVMLGIEILEVHVAFSREMFGPDVPASVTTRELSQLVEGVRFIERMRASPVGKDDFAEEVLPLRKLFTKSIVAGMELSKGTILEERHLRLKKPGSGLPGERMNDLIGKTLLRDVKVDEQILEGDFS, via the coding sequence ATGAATAATTTTCTCGATCCCAAACGCTGCTTCGTCATCGGCGAGGTCGCTCAATCGCACGACGGCAGCCTCGGCATGGCGCATGCCTTCATCGATGCCATCGCCAAAGCCGGCGCGGACGCGGTCAAGTTCCAAACCCACATCGCCGCCGCCGAGAGCACGGCCGCTGAACCGTGGCGCGTCAAGTTCAGCAAACAGGACGCTTCACGCTACGACTATTGGAAGCGGATGGAATTTACTCCGGAGGGATGGCAGGGGTTGGCGGATCATGCAAGAGAAAAAGGGTTGCTCTTCCTGAGTTCGCCGTTTTCCATCGAGGCTGTGGAATTGCTCGAAAAGATCGGTATGACCGCCTGGAAGGTCGCCTCGGGAGAGATTGGCAACAAGACCCTGCTCGATAGAATGCTCGAAACCGGCAAGCCCATTCTTCTATCCACCGGCATGAGCAACTTTAAGGAAATTGACGATGCCATCGCTTACATCCGTCAAAGGAACGTCGAACATGCTGTCATGCAGTGTTCGACCGCTTATCCCTGCCCGCCGGAAAAAATCGGCTTGAATTTGATTCCCGAACTACGCGAACGCTACAAATGCGCGGTGGGACTTTCCGACCATTCCGGCACGATCTACCCCGGTCTTGCCGCGGTCATGCTTGGGATCGAGATTCTAGAAGTGCATGTAGCCTTCAGCCGCGAGATGTTTGGGCCTGACGTTCCCGCTTCTGTCACGACCAGGGAGTTGAGTCAACTTGTGGAGGGTGTCCGCTTTATCGAGCGGATGCGCGCCAGCCCCGTTGGCAAAGACGATTTCGCGGAAGAGGTCCTGCCGTTGCGCAAGCTCTTCACGAAAAGCATTGTGGCGGGAATGGAATTGTCCAAAGGCACCATCCTCGAAGAAAGGCATCTACGGCTCAAAAAACCCGGCAGCGGACTTCCCGGCGAACGGATGAATGACCTGATCGGTAAAACACTCCTGCGCGATGTCAAAGTAGACGAGCAGATTTTGGAAGGAGATTTTTCCTGA
- a CDS encoding DegT/DnrJ/EryC1/StrS family aminotransferase, which yields MISLVDLTAQYHSIKKEIDAAVLSTLESGHFILGPQVVKFEESIASYLGVKHAIGLASGTDALVIAMRALNIGEGDEVIIPAYTFFATAGTVMSVGAKPVIVDIDPQSYQIDVGKIEAAITSNTKAIIPVHLYGHPSEMNPILEIARRYGLKVIEDNAQGYGAEYLGRKTGAMGEVGCLSFFPTKNLGAYGDGGMVVTNDEALAEQMRMLRAHGWKKKYYSEMVGYNSRLDAIQAAILQAKFAHLDEWNDKRRELAKRYNEHLAPLGIVTPVEREWAKHVYHLYIIRSAKRDELQAFLKEKGIASEVYYPIPPHLSVPCRKYGYKEGDFLHAENAAKETLALPLYPELTLKQQDEVIAAVKEFVSK from the coding sequence ATGATTTCATTGGTCGATCTCACTGCGCAATATCATTCCATCAAGAAGGAAATCGACGCGGCGGTTCTATCCACGCTCGAGTCGGGTCACTTTATTCTTGGTCCGCAGGTGGTGAAGTTCGAGGAAAGCATCGCTTCATATTTGGGAGTCAAACACGCGATAGGTCTTGCTTCCGGCACGGACGCGCTTGTGATTGCAATGCGCGCCTTGAATATCGGCGAAGGCGACGAGGTTATCATCCCGGCATATACTTTTTTTGCCACGGCTGGCACGGTCATGTCTGTGGGCGCGAAACCGGTGATCGTGGACATTGATCCGCAGAGCTATCAGATCGATGTGGGCAAAATCGAAGCCGCCATCACGTCAAATACGAAGGCGATCATCCCCGTCCATTTGTATGGGCATCCGTCCGAGATGAATCCGATTTTGGAGATCGCGCGCAGGTATGGATTGAAAGTCATCGAAGATAATGCGCAAGGCTATGGCGCGGAATATCTTGGAAGGAAGACCGGCGCGATGGGCGAGGTTGGTTGTTTGAGTTTCTTTCCCACCAAAAATCTCGGCGCTTATGGCGATGGCGGGATGGTGGTCACCAACGACGAGGCTCTTGCCGAACAGATGCGCATGCTGCGCGCGCACGGCTGGAAGAAAAAATATTATTCCGAGATGGTCGGCTATAACAGCCGTCTCGATGCGATACAGGCGGCAATCTTGCAAGCCAAGTTTGCGCACCTGGATGAATGGAACGATAAACGCCGTGAATTGGCGAAGCGGTATAACGAACATCTCGCGCCGCTTGGGATCGTCACACCGGTGGAACGTGAATGGGCGAAGCATGTTTATCACCTGTACATCATCCGCTCTGCGAAACGCGATGAGTTGCAGGCATTCTTGAAAGAAAAGGGAATCGCTTCGGAAGTGTATTACCCGATCCCGCCGCATCTATCAGTGCCATGCCGCAAGTATGGCTACAAAGAAGGCGACTTCCTGCACGCTGAAAATGCAGCAAAAGAAACATTGGCGCTGCCGCTATATCCGGAATTAACTTTGAAACAGCAGGATGAAGTGATTGCGGCAGTGAAGGAATTTGTGAGTAAATAA
- a CDS encoding ABC transporter ATP-binding protein, which yields MSDTVISVENLSKTYQLGVIGTGTFFGDVNRWWAKKLGRPDPYAKIGEADHGNRIGESIWALDDVSFTLRQGEALGIIGRNGAGKSTLLKIMSRVTAPTSGEVKIKGRIASLLEVGTGFHPELTGRENIYLNGAILGMSRAEVTRKFDEIVDFSGVEKFIDTPVKRFSSGMYVRLAFAVAAHLEPEILVIDEVLAVGDAEFQRKCLGKMSDVAHAGRTVLFVSHNMPAILRLCSSAIMLERGRLVKQGSAEQVTNFYLNSNENTEGAVAWSGEDAPGTDEVKLTGIRLVDSEEKGKSLVEINARSFLEIEYDVRQPGLKFRVAAGFNTQGVVAFTSNEPYETQHDRVGLYVSRVEIPPNLLAEGEYTVSVSIFASKGMKIRYVRAKNIFTFQVVDYITGDSSRGDFTQNVAGVLRPALSWKKSYAGEMQS from the coding sequence ATGTCCGATACCGTTATCTCCGTGGAAAATCTTTCCAAGACCTACCAATTGGGCGTGATCGGCACCGGCACGTTTTTCGGCGATGTGAATCGTTGGTGGGCGAAGAAACTCGGCAGACCCGATCCGTACGCCAAGATCGGTGAAGCGGATCACGGCAACCGCATCGGTGAATCGATCTGGGCGTTGGACGACGTCAGTTTTACGCTTCGTCAAGGCGAGGCGTTGGGAATCATCGGGCGAAACGGGGCGGGGAAAAGCACGCTCTTGAAGATCATGTCGCGGGTCACCGCCCCGACTTCCGGCGAGGTCAAGATCAAGGGACGCATCGCCAGCCTGCTCGAAGTCGGAACTGGATTTCATCCCGAATTAACCGGGCGTGAAAATATTTATCTCAACGGCGCGATCTTGGGCATGAGCCGCGCGGAAGTGACCCGCAAGTTCGACGAGATTGTGGATTTCTCCGGCGTGGAAAAGTTCATCGATACGCCAGTCAAACGTTTTTCGAGCGGGATGTACGTGCGCCTCGCCTTCGCCGTCGCGGCTCATCTCGAACCCGAGATTTTGGTAATCGACGAAGTCCTGGCTGTGGGCGATGCGGAGTTTCAGCGAAAATGCCTCGGCAAGATGAGCGACGTGGCACATGCTGGGCGGACGGTGTTGTTTGTAAGCCATAACATGCCTGCTATCCTGCGGCTTTGTTCGTCAGCCATCATGTTGGAACGTGGGCGGCTCGTCAAACAAGGCTCGGCTGAACAGGTGACAAACTTTTACTTGAACAGCAACGAAAATACGGAAGGCGCAGTGGCTTGGTCTGGCGAGGATGCGCCGGGTACTGATGAAGTCAAATTGACAGGAATCCGACTCGTGGACAGCGAAGAAAAAGGAAAGTCGCTGGTGGAGATCAATGCGCGTTCATTTTTAGAGATCGAGTACGATGTGCGCCAGCCCGGCTTGAAGTTCCGCGTGGCGGCAGGATTCAATACGCAGGGTGTGGTTGCATTCACATCCAACGAGCCTTATGAAACACAACACGACCGGGTCGGGCTTTATGTTTCGCGCGTCGAGATTCCGCCCAATCTTCTGGCGGAAGGCGAATACACAGTTTCGGTTTCGATCTTCGCCTCCAAAGGAATGAAAATCCGCTACGTGCGCGCCAAGAACATTTTTACCTTCCAAGTAGTGGATTACATCACGGGGGATTCGTCGAGGGGCGATTTTACCCAGAATGTCGCGGGCGTTTTACGTCCCGCTTTATCCTGGAAAAAGTCGTACGCGGGAGAGATGCAATCGTGA
- a CDS encoding hydroxyacid dehydrogenase, which produces MLKILNVEPDEYSDEARSILKGIGNLVEQNMERQELLQRIHEFNALIVRLNHQVDVELMNAARDLKVIVSATTGLDHIDMEYAAKKNIAVLSLRGETKFLRSIPATAELTWGLLLALTRNIPSAHFSVLNGEWKRDRFKGHELARMRLGILGFGRIGEKVARYGSAFGMKVMAYDPYRNDANSGVEMKESLANLLGESNILSIHVPLTQETENLISAKELNMMPRRSWLVNTARGAIVNEPALLDALKSGHLAGAALDVLSGERTKENSLLIEYARMHSNLLLTPHIGGATYESMRATEIFMANKLKDHFKRLISSIA; this is translated from the coding sequence ATGCTGAAGATTTTGAACGTCGAACCGGATGAATACAGCGACGAGGCGCGTTCCATCCTGAAGGGGATCGGAAACCTGGTCGAACAGAATATGGAACGGCAGGAACTGCTCCAGCGCATCCATGAATTCAATGCGCTCATCGTGCGTTTGAATCATCAAGTGGATGTTGAACTGATGAACGCGGCAAGAGACTTAAAAGTGATCGTTTCCGCCACCACCGGACTCGATCACATTGATATGGAATACGCTGCTAAAAAGAACATTGCAGTGCTCAGCCTGCGCGGTGAAACGAAATTTCTGCGTTCCATTCCCGCCACAGCCGAATTGACCTGGGGACTGCTGCTGGCGTTGACGAGAAATATCCCATCCGCTCATTTTTCAGTTTTAAATGGGGAATGGAAACGGGATCGCTTCAAAGGGCACGAACTTGCCAGGATGCGTCTTGGTATTTTGGGTTTTGGCAGGATCGGCGAAAAGGTCGCCCGCTATGGATCGGCGTTTGGCATGAAAGTCATGGCATATGACCCCTACCGAAATGATGCAAACTCCGGTGTTGAGATGAAGGAATCATTGGCAAATTTGCTTGGCGAATCGAATATATTGAGTATCCATGTGCCTCTGACTCAAGAGACTGAAAACCTGATCAGCGCTAAGGAGTTGAACATGATGCCGCGCAGATCGTGGTTGGTCAACACAGCTCGCGGCGCAATTGTGAATGAACCCGCCCTGCTCGATGCACTCAAATCCGGTCATCTTGCCGGGGCGGCGCTTGATGTTCTTTCCGGCGAAAGAACAAAGGAAAATTCGCTGCTGATCGAATACGCCCGCATGCACTCGAATTTATTGCTAACGCCGCACATCGGCGGGGCGACCTATGAGTCCATGCGCGCAACGGAAATATTCATGGCAAATAAATTGAAGGATCATTTCAAAAGACTTATCTCCAGCATTGCGTAA
- the neuC gene encoding UDP-N-acetylglucosamine 2-epimerase (hydrolyzing) has translation MKRKICVVVTARPSYSRIRTALHAIKANPDLELQLVAAASTLLDQYGNAIRYMEQDGFEISSKVYMVVEGENLTTMAKTTGLGLLELATTFDNLKPDLVVTIADRYETIATAIAASYMNIPLVHIQGGEITGTIDEKVRHAVTKLADIHLVSTQKAAENVIRMGENPESVFVTGCPSIDIAANVLKNPAIDFDPFEKYKGVGSTFDVRDRDYLVVMQHPVTTEYDRARAQILETLHAVKEIGLPAFWFWPNVDAGSDGTSKGIRMFRENERPDNIHFFKNMESEDFLRLVYNSRCIVGNSSVGIRETSFLGVPSVNIGTREAGRERGRNVLDADYNRFQIQETIRKQVANGRYPSDPLYGKGDAGLQIAKILADIPLRSEKRLFYQ, from the coding sequence ATGAAAAGAAAGATATGCGTCGTTGTCACGGCGCGACCGAGTTACAGCCGCATCCGAACAGCATTGCACGCCATCAAAGCCAACCCGGACTTGGAACTGCAACTGGTCGCCGCAGCATCCACCCTTCTTGATCAATATGGCAACGCCATCCGCTACATGGAGCAGGATGGCTTCGAGATTTCCAGCAAAGTCTATATGGTCGTCGAAGGCGAAAACCTGACTACCATGGCGAAGACCACCGGGCTGGGCTTGCTCGAACTTGCCACCACCTTCGACAACCTCAAACCGGACCTGGTTGTGACTATTGCCGACCGTTACGAAACCATCGCCACCGCCATTGCCGCCTCTTATATGAACATTCCGCTTGTGCATATTCAAGGCGGTGAGATCACCGGCACAATCGACGAGAAGGTGCGCCATGCGGTTACGAAACTGGCAGATATTCATCTCGTTTCCACCCAAAAGGCGGCGGAGAATGTCATCCGCATGGGTGAAAATCCCGAGTCGGTCTTCGTCACCGGTTGTCCGTCCATTGATATTGCCGCCAATGTCTTGAAGAATCCCGCCATTGACTTCGATCCGTTTGAGAAATACAAGGGCGTTGGCTCGACCTTCGACGTGCGGGACAGGGATTATCTCGTCGTCATGCAGCATCCGGTCACCACCGAATATGACCGCGCCCGCGCGCAGATTCTCGAGACCCTGCATGCGGTCAAGGAGATCGGACTGCCCGCATTCTGGTTCTGGCCCAATGTGGATGCAGGCTCAGATGGCACCTCGAAAGGCATTCGTATGTTCCGCGAGAACGAACGCCCCGATAACATTCACTTCTTCAAGAACATGGAGTCGGAGGATTTTCTTCGTCTCGTCTATAACAGCCGCTGTATCGTCGGCAACTCGAGCGTTGGCATCCGCGAAACTTCCTTTCTCGGTGTTCCATCGGTCAATATCGGGACGCGCGAAGCGGGACGTGAACGGGGAAGGAACGTTTTGGACGCGGACTACAACCGGTTCCAGATTCAAGAGACGATCCGCAAACAAGTCGCGAACGGCAGGTATCCCTCTGATCCGCTTTACGGAAAAGGCGATGCGGGATTGCAGATCGCGAAGATTCTTGCGGACATCCCGCTTCGTTCAGAGAAAAGGTTGTTTTACCAGTAG
- a CDS encoding class I SAM-dependent methyltransferase, with the protein MNKNFDDATGRAKFFDNVNKELTKLIDPATGKVKADLVEHVNCPACDADSYEPLFAKQGFEFVRCKNCNLVYVTPRLLESATLAYYGDAVDQQSMTDWLNVLANPINQSWQIPYFQEAVDILAKLIPSKGRILDIGCSIGLFMEIAQKSGFECVGLEPEPKSREYALKRVLDVRPQLFNDAGFPPASFDAITMFGVLEHLSKPKQMLADIWDTLKPDGVVMVIVPNVYSFANGTLHEQARTFTGRNHLSYFAWDTLSDLFKRSGYEIAHLDTALGGLDAVLNHWQFKNPHSGLSIDLLPPKLRNLLQDPEGRAQFEKLIRDWDMGLRLRLAARKPK; encoded by the coding sequence ATGAACAAGAACTTCGACGACGCCACTGGAAGGGCGAAATTCTTCGATAACGTAAACAAGGAACTCACCAAACTGATCGACCCCGCAACCGGCAAAGTGAAGGCGGATCTGGTCGAGCATGTCAACTGCCCTGCTTGTGATGCAGACTCGTACGAGCCATTGTTTGCCAAGCAGGGATTCGAATTTGTCCGGTGCAAGAACTGCAACCTTGTTTACGTCACTCCTCGCCTGCTCGAAAGCGCCACGCTCGCTTATTACGGCGACGCCGTCGACCAACAATCCATGACGGATTGGCTGAATGTGCTTGCCAATCCCATCAACCAGTCCTGGCAGATTCCGTATTTTCAGGAAGCCGTGGACATACTTGCAAAATTGATTCCCTCCAAAGGGCGCATCCTCGATATCGGCTGTTCCATCGGCTTGTTCATGGAGATCGCGCAAAAATCCGGTTTTGAATGTGTTGGTCTCGAACCCGAACCGAAATCGCGTGAATATGCCCTCAAACGCGTGCTGGACGTGCGCCCGCAGCTCTTCAACGACGCGGGTTTTCCTCCCGCCTCTTTTGACGCCATTACGATGTTCGGAGTTCTCGAACATCTCAGCAAGCCGAAGCAAATGCTCGCCGATATTTGGGATACGCTGAAGCCCGACGGCGTGGTAATGGTCATCGTGCCGAATGTTTACAGTTTTGCCAACGGCACGCTTCACGAACAGGCGCGCACCTTTACCGGCAGGAATCATCTTAGTTACTTTGCCTGGGATACCCTCTCAGACCTTTTTAAACGCTCCGGTTACGAGATCGCGCATCTCGACACCGCGCTTGGCGGTCTCGACGCCGTGTTGAATCATTGGCAATTCAAAAATCCGCATTCTGGTCTCTCGATCGATTTGTTGCCCCCGAAATTGCGCAACCTCCTGCAAGACCCCGAAGGGCGAGCGCAGTTTGAAAAACTCATCCGCGATTGGGACATGGGTTTGCGCCTGCGCCTTGCCGCGAGGAAACCGAAATAA